In a single window of the Anaerocolumna cellulosilytica genome:
- a CDS encoding SDR family NAD(P)-dependent oxidoreductase, with product MDIIVKNSIHEKDGSDDSVHKANDSIHKTRDLWNKAFTLEGKTAVITGGATGLGLAMTESMINAGAKVIVLGRRKKSQAEKELGRFSGKAVYYTCDVTDTEAIPVLADQIVREQGPVHILCNNAGNHCKKPIEDMSCEDFSEVLRVHLVGAFALSKAFMPHMKQQGEGSILFIASMTSFIGQPYVVGYSAAKAGYLGMVHTLAAEGGSFGIRVNAIAPGWIDTPMFRKATENDAERKAKILGRTPMRKVGEPSDIGWAAVYLCSEAAKFITGACLPVDGGALIGF from the coding sequence ATGGATATTATAGTGAAGAATTCAATTCATGAAAAAGATGGTTCCGACGATTCTGTTCATAAAGCAAATGATTCCATTCATAAAACCAGAGATTTATGGAATAAAGCCTTTACATTAGAAGGAAAGACTGCCGTTATTACGGGAGGGGCTACCGGTTTAGGTCTTGCCATGACAGAGAGTATGATAAATGCCGGTGCTAAAGTTATAGTACTTGGCAGAAGAAAGAAGAGCCAGGCAGAGAAAGAGCTTGGAAGGTTTAGTGGAAAAGCGGTATATTATACCTGTGATGTCACAGATACGGAAGCTATACCTGTACTGGCAGACCAAATAGTAAGAGAACAGGGACCGGTTCATATCTTGTGCAACAATGCCGGGAACCATTGTAAAAAACCCATAGAGGATATGAGCTGTGAAGACTTTTCGGAGGTTTTAAGGGTTCATCTGGTCGGTGCATTTGCCCTGTCAAAGGCCTTTATGCCTCATATGAAACAACAGGGTGAAGGAAGCATACTATTTATTGCCAGTATGACCAGCTTTATTGGACAGCCCTATGTGGTAGGTTACTCCGCTGCCAAAGCAGGTTATCTTGGAATGGTACATACGCTTGCGGCAGAGGGGGGAAGCTTTGGTATACGAGTGAATGCCATTGCACCAGGTTGGATTGATACGCCTATGTTTCGAAAAGCCACAGAAAACGATGCAGAACGCAAGGCTAAAATACTGGGGCGCACTCCTATGAGAAAGGTTGGAGAACCTTCGGATATCGGCTGGGCAGCCGTATACCTTTGCAGTGAAGCGGCAAAATTTATTACGGGTGCTTGTCTGCCTGTTGACGGCGGCGCCTTAATTGGATTTTAA